One window of the Myxococcales bacterium genome contains the following:
- a CDS encoding YXWGXW repeat-containing protein, with protein MKARTRRTLFLTLALMVAGSSLAAADDHGRGRGRDRNRNKRPVVVVQPPNVVVRPPTVVVRPPIVQPPIVVARPQPPIVVGYPTAAPPPIRAENPGRARRGKIWIEGRWDWRAGQWVWIRGHWDKHRNGKRWQRGEWQQRGDRYEWRADAWIDLPAYPTAPPPAPVMEQQRPRAGYVWVTGNHVWRDGSYVWTPGHWERQRAGRTWVGGQWSLQGDHYVWIEGGWR; from the coding sequence ATGAAGGCTCGCACCCGTCGCACCCTGTTTCTGACCCTGGCCTTGATGGTGGCCGGCTCCTCGCTGGCCGCCGCGGACGATCACGGCCGCGGCCGTGGTCGCGACCGCAACCGCAACAAGCGCCCGGTCGTCGTCGTCCAGCCCCCGAACGTCGTGGTCCGCCCGCCGACCGTGGTGGTGCGTCCGCCGATCGTGCAGCCGCCGATCGTCGTGGCCCGGCCGCAGCCGCCGATCGTCGTCGGGTACCCGACCGCGGCTCCGCCGCCGATCCGCGCCGAGAATCCCGGCCGCGCGCGCCGCGGCAAGATCTGGATCGAGGGCCGCTGGGACTGGCGGGCCGGGCAGTGGGTCTGGATCCGTGGCCACTGGGACAAGCACCGCAACGGCAAGCGCTGGCAGCGCGGCGAGTGGCAGCAGCGTGGCGATCGCTACGAGTGGCGCGCGGACGCGTGGATCGACCTCCCCGCGTACCCGACCGCGCCGCCGCCGGCGCCGGTGATGGAGCAGCAGCGCCCGCGCGCGGGCTACGTGTGGGTGACGGGCAACCACGTCTGGCGCGACGGCAGCTACGTCTGGACGCCGGGCCACTGGGAGCGTCAGCGGGCCGGGCGCACGTGGGTCGGCGGGCAGTGGTCGCTCCAGGGCGATCACTACGTCTGGATCGAGGGCGGCTGGCGCTGA